One Desmodus rotundus isolate HL8 chromosome 4, HLdesRot8A.1, whole genome shotgun sequence DNA segment encodes these proteins:
- the LOC128779147 gene encoding LOW QUALITY PROTEIN: centromere protein T-like (The sequence of the model RefSeq protein was modified relative to this genomic sequence to represent the inferred CDS: inserted 2 bases in 1 codon; substituted 1 base at 1 genomic stop codon), translated as MQMPPILNIPWVLLLGRALQHGESDIRVSGGHQTSSGHHTFLFNGDSLRTPVATLPIDNVLEDTQPFSQPLIGRSPSSCHSLPCPSFFAERTVGHRTWSSGPXQNDSPGKPAQLLVGKAEEVDGLAMGFPHTRNSSSGEEGLQPLQAGVGEEAEEVMEESLSMSGMEEAAGAQGSARAEEPERHEEGIEAEASWGATEAKEPEGCSGNKDTTSRTGSPELTSTTLEFQQARQLKFLEPAPPTSTAVLSSEPLSARHPPRAXTAGPRLRQDPYKTGLSHYAKLFSFYAKMPMEKAALEMVEKCLDKYFQHLCDDLEVFAAHADHKTVRPEDLELLMRPQGLDTDQVSLHVIVEWHLPLQYRQLLIPCAFSGNAVFPAQ; from the exons ATGCAGATGCCCCCCATCCTGAACATTCCTTGGGTGCTGCTGCTTGGGCGTGCACTGCAGCATGGTGAGAGTGACATAAGAGTCTCTGGAGGTCATCAGACAAGCAGTGGACATCACACGTTCCTGTTCAATG GTGACAGCCTCAGAACTCCTGTTGCTACCCTGCCAATAGACAACGTGTTGGAGGACACCCAGCCCTTCTCCCAGCCTTTGATCGGCCGTTCCCCCAGTTCAtgccactccctcccctgcccttcttTCTTTGCTGAGAGGACTGTCGGTCACAGGACATGGAGCAGTGGGCC GCAGAACGACAGTCCTGGCAAACCAGCCCAACTTCTGGTAGGAAAGGCAGAGGAGGTTGATGGCCTTGCCATGGGCTTCCCACACACCAGAAATAGTAGCTCTGGAGAAGAGGGACTGCAGCCCTTACAGGCTGGAGTtggtgaggaggcagaggaagtgaTGGAAGAAAGCTTGAGCATGAGTGGcatggaggaggcagcaggagcacAGGGATCTGCCAGAGCAGAAGAGCCTGAGAGACACGAAGAAGGGATAGAAGCAGAGGCATCCTGGGGGGCCACTGAGGCCAAGGAGCCAGAAGGATGTTCAGGAAATAAGGACACCACTAGTAGGACAGGAAGTCCAGAGTTGACCTCCACCACCCTGGAGTTTCAGCAGGCCAGGCAACTCAAGTTTCTTGAGCCAGCCCCACCGACTAGCACTGCAGTCTTGTCTTCAGAGCCTCTATCAGCCAGGCATCCTCCCAGGGCCTGAACTGCTGGCCCCAGACTCCGCCAAGATCCTTACAAGACAGGACTGAGCCACTATGCTAAGCTTTTCAGCTTCTATGCTAAAATGCCCATGGAGAAGGCGGCTCTTGAGATGGTGGAGAAGTGCCTGGACAAGTATTTTCAACATCTTTGTGATGACCTGGAGGTATTTGCTGCTCATGCTGACCACAAGACTGTCAGGCCAGAGGACCTGGAGCTGCTGATGCGACCGCAGGGCCTGGACACCGACCAAGTCTCCCTGCACGTGATTGTGGAGTGGCACCTGCCCCTGCAGTACCGGCAGCTCCTCATCCCTTGTGCATTCAGTGGCAACGCTGTCTTCCCTGCTCAGTAG